Proteins encoded in a region of the Zea mays cultivar B73 chromosome 4, Zm-B73-REFERENCE-NAM-5.0, whole genome shotgun sequence genome:
- the LOC103654087 gene encoding sucrose synthase 6: protein MARIMTTRRSDSIADMMPEALRQSRYYMKSCFQRYVSRGSRLMKQQHLLEELHAGSSDSFLGHVISCTHEAVVLPPYVALAVRRNPGVWEYITVHSGDLTVQQITPSDYLRRKESLYDDHWAQDDNSLEVNLSLCLSTPRLTLPSSIGNGMHLLSRFLSSSLGGVNKIKPLLDYLLALRYQNTKLLISDTLLDTVGKLQAALLLAQAFVSEQHPDTPFQQMAHRFHEWGLEKGWGDTAGACGQTLGFLSEMLQAPDPVSVDRFFSRVPSVFDVVIFSVHGYFGQHKVLGMPDTGGQVVYILDQVRALEEELLQRIKGQGLTFKPNILVVTRLIPEAKGTTCNVELEPIDKTRHSSILRVPFKTQDGQDLPHWVSRFDIYPYLERYAQDSCTKILHILGRKPDLVIGNYTDGNLVAYLVSRKLGVTQGTIAHALEKTKYEDSDVKWREMDHRYHFSCQFTADMIAMNTSDFIIASTYQEIAGSKDKPGQYESHYAFTMPGLCRFATGISVFDPKFNIAAPGADQSVYFPFTLKHKRLMGLHPQIEELVYGKEENDEHIGYLQDRSKPVIFSMARLDKVKNITGLVEWYGQNKRLRDLANLVVVGGLLDPKHSKDREEIEEINEMHSLINKYQLKGQIRWIKAQTDRVRNGELYRCVADTRGAFVQPALYEAFGLTVIEAMNCGLPTFATNQGGPAEIIVNEVSGFHINPLDGKEASNKIANFFQKCNEDPMYWNRMSTAGLQRIYECYTWQIYATKVLNMGSMYGFWRTLDKQEKQDKQHYLNMFYNLHYRKLANTVPKVGEQPEQATAAALPDRSATRPKERGTQIRIQRTVSNLLGPVLPASHLSDAA from the exons ATGGCGCGCATCATGACAACAAGGCGGTCGGACAGCATCGCCGACATGATGCCCGAAGCTCTGCGCCAGAGCCGGTACTACATGAAGAGCTGCTTCCAGCGGTACGTCTCCCGGGGCAGCAGGCTCATGAAGCAGCAGCATCTCCTGGAGGAGCTCCACGCCGGTAGCTCGGACAGCTTCCTCGGGCACGTCATTTCCTGCACGCACGAGGCCGTGGTGCTCCCTCCCTACGTGGCCTTGGCCGTGCGGAGGAACCCTGGCGTCTGGGAGTACATCACCGTccactccggcgacctcaccgtccAGCAGATCACGCCCTCCGACTACCTGAGGCGCAAGGAAAGCCTATACGACGACCACTGGGCGCAGGACGACAACTCCCTGGAGGTGAACTTGAGCCTCTGCCTCTCCACGCCCCGCCTCACGCTGCCTTCCTCCATCGGCAACGGCATGCACTTGCTGTCCAGATTCCTGTCCTCCAGCCTCGGCGGCGTGAACAAGATCAAGCCACTGCTGGACTACCTGCTGGCGCTCAGGTACCAGAACACTAAGCTACTCATCAGCGACACCCTCCTCGACACGGTGGGCAAGCTTCAGGCCGCGCTGCTCCTCGCCCAGGCCTTCGTCTCCGAGCAGCACCCGGACACGCCGTTCCAGCAGATGGCGCACAGGTTCCACGAGTGGGgactggagaaaggatggggcgacACCGCCGGGGCGTGCGGCCAGACGCTGGGCTTCCTCTCCGAGATGCTCCAGGCGCCGGACCCTGTCAGCGTGGACAGGTTCTTCAGCAGGGTGCCGTCGGTGTTCGACGTCGTCATCTTCTCCGTCCATGGCTACTTCGGGCAGCACAAGGTCCTGGGGATGCCCGACACCGGCGGCCAGGTCGTGTACATCCTGGACCAAGTTAGAGCGCTTGAGGAGGAGCTTCTTCAAAGAATCAAAGGGCAGGGCCTCACTTTCAAGCCCAACATCCTTGTG GTCACAAGGCTCATACCAGAAGCAAAGGGCACCACCTGCAACGTGGAGCTGGAACCTATTGACAAGACAAGGCACTCCAGCATCCTCCGTGTGCCATTCAAGACCCAAGATGGCCAGGATCTGCCCCACTGGGTCTCCCGCTTCGACATCTACCCTTACCTAGAGAGATACGCCCAG GATTCTTGTACCAAGATCCTTCATATATTGGGGCGCAAACCAGACCTGGTCATCGGCAATTACACTGATGGCAATTTAGTAGCTTACCTGGTGTCAAGGAAGCTAGGAGTTACCCAG GGGACGATTGCGCATGCTCTCGAGAAGACAAAGTATGAGGATTCCGATGTCAAGTGGAGGGAAATGGACCACAGGTATCATTTCTCATGCCAGTTTACTGCTGATATGATCGCGATGAACACCAGCGACTTCATCATCGCTAGCACCTACCAAGAAATAGCAGGAAG CAAAGACAAACCTGGCCAGTATGAGAGCCACTATGCGTTCACAATGCCAGGGCTCTGCCGCTTCGCTACAGGCATCAGCGTCTTCGACCCCAAGTTCAATATCGCTGCGCCTGGCGCAGATCAATCTGTTTATTTCCCCTTCACACTAAAGCACAAGCGCCTCATGGGCTTGCACCCACAGATCGAGGAGCTAGTCTACGGCAAAGAGGAAAATGATGAGCACAT AGGGTACTTGCAAgacaggagcaagccggtcataTTTTCAATGGCAAGGCTTGACAAGGTCAAGAACATCACTGGGCTGGTTGAATGGTATGGCCAGAACAAGAGGCTCAGGGACCTTGCTAACCTTGTAGTCGTGGGAGGGCTCCTGGACCCCAAGCACTCCAAGGACAGGGAGGAGATTGAGGAGATAAACGAGATGCACAGTTTGATCAACAAGTACCAGCTCAAGGGGCAGATCCGCTGGATAAAAGCCCAGACAGACCGTGTGCGCAACGGGGAACTTTACCGTTGCGTAGCAGATACCAGGGGAGCCTTTGTTCAG CCTGCGCTCTATGAAGCGTTCGGACTAACTGTCATTGAGGCAATGAACTGTGGGCTGCCAACCTTTGCAACAAATCAGGGAGGCCCCGCAGAAATCATCGTCAATGAGGTCTCCGGTTTCCATATCAATCCACTTGATGGCAAAGAGGCAAGCAACAAGATTGCCAACTTCTTCCAGAAATGCAACGAAGATCCAATGTACTGGAACAGAATGTCCACTGCTGGACTGCAACGCATCTACGAATG CTACACCTGGCAGATCTATGCAACCAAAGTTCTGAACATGGGGTCCATGTATGGCTTCTGGAGGACTCTGGATAAACAAGAGAAGCAGGACAAACAGCATTACCTAAACATGTTCTACAACCTTCATTATAGGAAGCTG